The proteins below come from a single Streptomyces spongiicola genomic window:
- a CDS encoding STM4015 family protein encodes MTIGSHLQALHGLPAFDFPDAGAKAGRLPGPAAVAWRVAVEAYESDEAWGDAFARFAAAVDTAKVRALIVGAWSDVYERGPGEVLSTLLAARDRLPELRALFVGDITFEECEISWIHQGDVTPLLDGFPGLEEFGVRGGMGLAFGAARHDRLRTLVIESGGLPAEVVRGVAACELPSLERLDLWLGTSGYGGDAELADLEPFLAGTRLPGLRRLALRNSEIQDEIAAALAAAPVVPRLEVLDLSMGTLGDQGAAALLEGQPLTHLRELDLHHHFIDAPMGERIRRALEPSGVTVNLDDVQEPWDDDGDGGRFTAVAE; translated from the coding sequence ATGACCATCGGGAGCCATCTGCAGGCGCTGCACGGCCTGCCCGCGTTCGACTTCCCCGACGCCGGCGCGAAGGCCGGCCGGCTGCCCGGCCCGGCGGCCGTCGCCTGGCGTGTCGCCGTCGAGGCGTACGAGAGCGACGAAGCGTGGGGGGACGCCTTCGCGCGCTTCGCCGCCGCCGTCGACACCGCGAAGGTCAGGGCGCTGATCGTGGGCGCCTGGAGCGACGTCTACGAGAGAGGTCCCGGCGAGGTGCTCTCCACGCTGCTCGCCGCCCGCGACCGGCTGCCGGAGCTGCGCGCGCTGTTCGTCGGCGACATCACGTTCGAGGAGTGCGAGATCTCCTGGATCCACCAGGGCGATGTCACGCCGCTGCTCGACGGCTTCCCGGGACTGGAGGAGTTCGGGGTGCGGGGCGGCATGGGCCTGGCGTTCGGAGCGGCCCGGCACGACCGGCTGCGGACGCTGGTCATCGAGAGCGGTGGCCTGCCGGCCGAGGTGGTGCGCGGCGTCGCCGCCTGCGAACTGCCGTCGCTGGAGCGCCTCGACCTCTGGCTCGGCACCTCCGGCTACGGCGGAGACGCCGAACTCGCCGATCTGGAGCCGTTCCTCGCCGGCACCCGGCTTCCCGGGCTCCGCCGGCTGGCCCTGCGCAACAGCGAGATCCAGGACGAGATCGCCGCGGCCCTGGCGGCGGCGCCCGTCGTGCCCCGGCTGGAGGTACTGGACCTGTCGATGGGCACCCTGGGCGACCAGGGCGCGGCGGCGCTGCTGGAGGGTCAGCCGCTCACCCATCTCAGAGAACTCGATCTGCACCACCACTTCATCGACGCGCCGATGGGCGAGCGGATACGGCGCGCCCTGGAGCCCTCCGGGGTCACCGTCAATCTGGACGACGTGCAGGAGCCCTGGGACGACGACGGGGACGGCGGCCGGTTCACCGCGGTGGCCGAGTGA
- a CDS encoding DUF6745 domain-containing protein, which produces MQYTDEWRAVAAATGPADRAAAEDAVRLAYRTAGLAEPGRFVWAGSPRAAVTAVRSLRDAGRSVRDEVRTVPWAEERRRVHDALGPAGWTELWGRTGALLWDTTRALAERIRAGVADALAADAVRAGDGPDAADAADAERKAVRMVLLDAVLGQHDAAWLAAFDGRSDRLAGLARVARHAGWWWPFEKAVVICERPVELYRDEAGRLDRGDGPALAFPDGFALHAWRGMPVTAEFLSGLASLTPERIRTEENAELRRVMLEFYGYDRYLAESGARPVHRDETGVLWCIALADDEDVTMVEVVNSTPEPDGTHKTYWLRVPPSTRTAKEGVAWTFGLDAGAYAPLRQT; this is translated from the coding sequence ATGCAGTACACGGACGAGTGGCGGGCGGTGGCCGCGGCGACGGGCCCGGCCGACCGGGCGGCTGCCGAGGACGCGGTCAGGCTCGCCTACCGCACGGCCGGGCTCGCGGAGCCCGGGCGCTTCGTGTGGGCGGGATCGCCCAGGGCCGCGGTGACGGCGGTGCGGTCGCTCCGGGACGCGGGACGCTCGGTGCGGGACGAGGTGAGGACTGTGCCCTGGGCCGAGGAGCGCCGACGGGTGCACGACGCCCTCGGTCCGGCGGGCTGGACGGAACTCTGGGGCAGGACCGGCGCGCTGCTGTGGGACACCACGCGCGCGCTGGCGGAGCGGATACGGGCGGGAGTGGCCGACGCCCTCGCGGCGGACGCCGTCCGCGCCGGGGACGGCCCCGACGCCGCGGACGCCGCGGACGCCGAGCGGAAGGCGGTGCGGATGGTCCTGCTGGACGCGGTGCTGGGCCAGCACGACGCCGCCTGGCTCGCCGCCTTCGACGGCCGCAGCGACCGGCTGGCCGGCCTGGCCCGGGTGGCCCGGCACGCCGGCTGGTGGTGGCCCTTCGAGAAGGCGGTGGTGATCTGCGAGCGGCCCGTGGAACTGTACCGCGACGAGGCAGGCCGGCTCGATCGCGGCGACGGTCCGGCGCTGGCGTTCCCGGACGGCTTCGCGCTCCACGCCTGGCGCGGAATGCCGGTGACGGCCGAGTTCCTGTCCGGTCTGGCCTCTCTCACCCCGGAGCGCATACGCACCGAGGAGAACGCCGAACTGCGCCGGGTCATGCTGGAGTTCTACGGCTACGACCGCTATCTGGCCGAGTCGGGCGCCCGGCCCGTCCACCGGGACGAGACCGGCGTCCTGTGGTGCATCGCGCTGGCCGACGACGAGGACGTGACGATGGTCGAGGTGGTCAACTCCACGCCCGAGCCCGACGGTACGCACAAGACCTACTGGCTGCGGGTGCCGCCCTCGACCCGGACCGCCAAGGAGGGCGTCGCATGGACCTTCGGACTGGACGCCGGGGCGTACGCCCCTCTGCGTCAGACCTGA
- a CDS encoding STM4012 family radical SAM protein has product MSGALRRIRPYRSYVYAYPHKTSYRPLPERPALGALWAGERKDALSLYLHIPFCEVRCGFCNLFTRIGAPGELTTRYLDALERQAAAVREALGDTEPVRFAAAAFGGGTPTFLTAGELERLCDIAERRMGADLREVPLSVETSPATATADRLAVLAERGTTRLSIGVQSFVDDEARAAVRPQRRADVEAALGRIRRTGVPVLNIDLIYGIDGQTETTWRRSLDAALAWRPEELYLYPLYVRPLTGLGRQPGSDTDTAWDEQRLRLYRQGRDHLLTHGYQQVSMRMFRRRGAPGTAPRGPADHACQTDGMIGLGCGARSYTSGLHYSFDYAVDMRRIRGIIDDYTEAADFTRAEVGRPIDGGEARRRHLLQSLLQARGMEVAGYRERFGSTPAEDFPAELAAFAGRGWLEESGGLLRLTPEGLAYSDALGPELFSPAVRRAMAAYEPK; this is encoded by the coding sequence GTGAGCGGCGCGCTGCGGCGGATCCGCCCCTACCGGAGCTATGTGTACGCCTACCCGCACAAGACGTCCTACCGTCCGCTGCCGGAGCGGCCCGCGCTGGGCGCACTGTGGGCCGGGGAGCGGAAGGACGCTCTCTCCCTCTACCTCCACATCCCGTTCTGCGAGGTCCGCTGCGGCTTCTGCAACCTCTTCACCCGGATCGGCGCCCCCGGCGAGCTGACGACGCGGTATCTCGACGCGCTGGAGCGGCAGGCCGCGGCCGTGCGGGAGGCACTGGGCGACACCGAACCGGTCCGGTTCGCGGCGGCCGCGTTCGGCGGCGGCACGCCGACCTTCCTCACCGCCGGGGAGCTGGAGCGGCTCTGCGACATCGCCGAGCGGCGGATGGGCGCCGATCTGCGCGAGGTGCCGCTGTCGGTGGAGACGTCCCCGGCCACCGCGACCGCCGACCGCCTCGCGGTGCTCGCCGAGCGCGGCACGACCCGGTTGAGCATCGGCGTGCAGAGTTTCGTGGACGACGAGGCGAGGGCAGCCGTCCGCCCGCAGCGGCGCGCCGACGTCGAGGCCGCGCTCGGCCGCATCCGCCGCACCGGTGTGCCCGTCCTCAACATCGACCTGATCTACGGCATCGACGGGCAGACGGAGACGACCTGGCGGCGCTCCCTCGACGCGGCGCTCGCCTGGCGACCCGAAGAGCTGTACCTCTACCCCCTGTACGTACGGCCGCTGACGGGCCTCGGCCGGCAGCCGGGCAGTGACACGGACACCGCCTGGGACGAGCAGCGGCTGCGGCTCTACCGGCAGGGCCGCGACCATCTCCTGACGCACGGCTACCAGCAGGTATCGATGCGGATGTTCCGGCGCCGCGGCGCGCCGGGCACGGCGCCGCGCGGCCCGGCCGACCACGCCTGCCAGACCGACGGCATGATCGGCCTCGGCTGCGGGGCACGCTCGTACACCTCGGGGCTGCACTACTCCTTCGACTACGCCGTCGACATGCGCCGGATACGCGGGATCATCGACGACTACACGGAGGCGGCGGACTTCACCCGCGCCGAGGTCGGCCGGCCGATCGACGGCGGCGAGGCGCGCCGCCGGCATCTGCTGCAGTCGCTGCTGCAGGCGCGGGGCATGGAGGTGGCCGGCTACCGGGAGCGTTTCGGGAGCACGCCCGCCGAGGACTTCCCCGCCGAGCTGGCCGCGTTCGCCGGGCGCGGCTGGCTGGAGGAGAGCGGGGGGCTGCTGCGGCTCACCCCGGAGGGGCTGGCGTACTCGGACGCGCTGGGTCCCGAGCTGTTCTCGCCCGCCGTGCGGCGGGCCATGGCCGCGTACGAGCCGAAGTGA
- a CDS encoding DinB family protein: MDSGERGNEAPATRWTPSTIYPDMWVDPDGDPRETSVGTADERGALLESLRRFRLTVEMKCAGLDAGQMARRSVPPSTMSLLGLVRHMAEDERHFRRMAGEDSPRIYRTAEDRDGDWNGAIADPSVVAEAWDRWRAEKELTDRFIAGFADLGTRTGEAPLREILVAQIGEYARHCGHADLLRERIDGRVGQ, translated from the coding sequence ATGGATTCAGGCGAGCGCGGCAACGAGGCGCCGGCAACCCGGTGGACCCCCTCCACGATCTACCCGGATATGTGGGTCGACCCGGACGGCGATCCGCGCGAGACGTCGGTCGGAACGGCCGACGAACGCGGTGCGCTGCTGGAGAGTCTGCGCCGCTTCCGACTCACCGTCGAGATGAAGTGCGCGGGCCTGGACGCCGGGCAGATGGCCCGGCGCTCCGTGCCTCCGTCCACGATGTCTCTGCTCGGGCTGGTGCGGCACATGGCCGAGGACGAACGGCACTTCCGCCGGATGGCCGGCGAGGACTCGCCGAGGATCTATCGCACCGCCGAGGACCGCGACGGCGACTGGAACGGTGCGATCGCCGACCCCTCGGTCGTGGCGGAGGCGTGGGACCGATGGCGGGCCGAGAAGGAACTGACCGACCGGTTCATCGCCGGCTTCGCCGACCTCGGCACCCGGACCGGGGAGGCACCCCTCCGGGAGATACTGGTGGCGCAGATCGGCGAGTACGCGCGGCACTGCGGCCATGCCGACCTCCTGCGCGAGCGGATCGACGGCCGAGTGGGCCAATGA
- a CDS encoding STM4013/SEN3800 family hydrolase, whose protein sequence is MREVVGTHDLLLVTLDTLRFDVAEELAAAGRIPHLAGRLPGGRWERRHSPGSFTWASHQAIFAGFLPTPAGPGPHPRLFAARFAGSETTADGTFVYDTPDLVSGLAGAGYRTVCIGGVGFFNRRGPLGTVLPGLFQESHWEPEFGVASPTSFESQVARAEEVVAALPADRRLFLFVNVSALHQPNWFHLPGATREAGDSRETHAAALEYVDRHMGRLFAAAASRRRCFAIVCSDHGTAYGEDGYTGHRLGHEVVWTVPYAQFLLPGPDEGVGAR, encoded by the coding sequence ATGCGGGAGGTCGTCGGCACGCACGACCTGCTGCTCGTCACCCTCGACACACTGCGCTTCGACGTCGCCGAGGAGCTTGCGGCCGCCGGCCGCATCCCGCATCTGGCGGGTCGCCTCCCGGGCGGCCGCTGGGAGCGGCGGCACTCCCCGGGCAGCTTCACCTGGGCCTCGCATCAGGCCATCTTCGCCGGCTTCCTGCCGACACCCGCGGGGCCCGGTCCCCACCCGAGGCTGTTCGCCGCGCGGTTCGCGGGCAGCGAGACGACCGCCGACGGCACGTTCGTGTACGACACTCCGGACCTGGTCTCCGGGCTCGCCGGAGCCGGGTACCGGACGGTGTGCATCGGCGGCGTCGGTTTCTTCAACCGGCGGGGGCCGCTCGGCACCGTGCTGCCGGGACTGTTCCAGGAGAGCCACTGGGAGCCGGAGTTCGGGGTGGCCTCGCCGACCTCCTTCGAGTCGCAGGTCGCCAGAGCGGAGGAGGTCGTCGCCGCGCTCCCCGCGGACCGGCGCCTGTTCCTCTTCGTCAACGTCTCGGCCCTGCACCAGCCCAACTGGTTCCACCTGCCCGGGGCGACGCGGGAGGCGGGTGACTCGCGCGAGACCCACGCCGCGGCGCTGGAGTACGTCGACCGGCACATGGGCCGCCTCTTCGCCGCGGCCGCCAGCCGCCGGCGCTGCTTCGCGATCGTCTGCTCCGACCACGGCACGGCGTACGGCGAGGACGGTTACACCGGCCACCGACTGGGGCACGAGGTCGTGTGGACCGTGCCGTACGCGCAGTTCCTCCTGCCCGGCCCCGACGAGGGGGTCGGTGCCCGGTGA
- a CDS encoding STM4011 family radical SAM protein, producing the protein MDLTVLYRGPLASCDYDCPYCPFAKRRDSRDRLRADRAALERFTGWAAEGRGGDRLSVLFTPWGEALVRSWYRRALTELSRLPHIRRVAVQTNLSCRTDWLDGADARKLALWCTYHPGQTPYARFLGRCRELTARGIRFSVGIVGLEEHLESARRLRADLPDQVYLWVNAAEGQPYTDEEAARWTALDPLFPYSRQPHRSVGLPCRTGESVVSVDGDGTVRRCHFVRSALGNLYDGSYRAALRPRACPLAVCDCHIGYVHLESLPLYDVFAGGVLERIPAGYPDAVPGGGDGSAPGGTGGGDAGTALVPLPRPDARPFPAPLPFPGPSPLRGRAPGR; encoded by the coding sequence ATGGATCTGACCGTGCTCTACCGCGGCCCACTGGCGTCGTGCGACTACGACTGCCCCTACTGCCCGTTCGCCAAGCGGCGGGACAGCCGCGACCGACTGCGGGCCGACCGGGCGGCACTGGAGCGGTTCACGGGCTGGGCGGCCGAGGGGCGGGGCGGGGACCGGCTTTCGGTGCTGTTCACCCCGTGGGGCGAGGCGCTGGTGCGCTCGTGGTACCGGCGCGCGCTGACCGAGCTGTCCCGGCTGCCGCACATCCGCAGGGTCGCCGTCCAGACCAATCTGAGCTGCCGCACGGACTGGCTGGACGGCGCGGACGCGCGGAAGCTCGCGCTGTGGTGCACCTACCACCCCGGCCAGACGCCGTACGCGCGCTTCCTCGGCAGGTGCCGGGAGCTGACCGCGCGCGGCATCAGGTTCAGCGTCGGGATCGTCGGCCTCGAGGAGCACCTGGAGTCCGCCCGACGGCTCCGGGCCGATCTCCCGGACCAGGTCTACCTGTGGGTCAACGCGGCAGAGGGGCAGCCCTACACGGACGAGGAGGCAGCCCGCTGGACGGCGCTGGACCCGCTGTTCCCGTACAGCCGGCAACCCCATCGCTCGGTCGGGCTGCCGTGCCGCACGGGCGAGTCGGTCGTCTCGGTGGACGGCGACGGCACGGTGCGGCGCTGCCACTTCGTGCGGTCGGCACTGGGCAACCTCTACGACGGCTCCTACCGCGCGGCGCTGCGGCCGCGGGCCTGCCCGCTCGCGGTGTGCGACTGCCACATCGGCTATGTCCATCTGGAGTCGCTGCCGCTGTACGACGTGTTCGCCGGCGGCGTCCTGGAGCGGATCCCCGCCGGATACCCGGACGCGGTGCCCGGAGGCGGGGACGGGAGCGCCCCGGGCGGGACCGGCGGCGGCGACGCGGGCACGGCCCTCGTCCCTCTCCCGCGGCCGGACGCCCGACCGTTCCCGGCCCCTCTCCCGTTCCCCGGTCCCTCTCCCCTGCGCGGACGGGCGCCAGGTCGGTGA
- a CDS encoding STM4014 family protein — protein sequence MSPAARRFAVVGVPGNRRVAFFQHALRAAGLPKARVVPWPDVLRGRAGFADGETVRIDSPGEDPEVDRLLRGVEDPARVEGTGRWYARFTAAVLEVAESVRAAGGALLDDPAEIAVLFDKRLCHERLATAGVAVPPSPTSGAGAPAVRGWDEVRAVLAEPGYRRAFVKLAHGSSASGVLAVESAGGGRVRAVTSVERAPDGRLFNSLRLRRYTAEPEIAAIVDALAPDGLHIERWLPKAGQHGRAADLRVVVVAGRATHAVVRTSRSPLTNLHLGGRRGELAEARAAVRAAGRSWRDDVLGPCERAARRFPGTLCVGVDLLPATGWRRFAVGEVNAFGDLLPGLTGLPGSGSEGLDTYAAQVAAAVRPHDEEPACTKPHPAGPDRPA from the coding sequence GTGAGCCCGGCGGCACGGAGGTTCGCCGTGGTCGGCGTCCCGGGGAACCGCCGGGTCGCCTTCTTCCAGCACGCCCTGCGCGCGGCGGGGCTGCCCAAGGCGCGTGTGGTCCCGTGGCCGGACGTCCTGCGCGGCCGGGCCGGCTTCGCCGACGGGGAGACCGTGCGGATCGACTCGCCCGGCGAGGACCCGGAGGTGGACCGGCTGCTGCGCGGGGTCGAGGACCCGGCCCGGGTCGAAGGCACCGGCCGGTGGTACGCCCGTTTCACGGCCGCCGTTCTGGAGGTGGCGGAATCCGTGCGGGCGGCCGGCGGTGCCCTGCTCGACGACCCGGCGGAGATCGCCGTGCTGTTCGACAAGCGGCTGTGCCACGAGCGGCTCGCGACGGCCGGGGTGGCGGTTCCGCCGTCTCCCACCTCGGGCGCCGGGGCGCCCGCCGTTCGCGGCTGGGACGAGGTGCGGGCCGTGCTCGCGGAACCGGGCTACCGCCGTGCGTTCGTGAAGCTCGCGCACGGTTCCTCGGCGTCCGGTGTCCTGGCCGTGGAGTCCGCGGGCGGCGGCCGCGTCCGGGCGGTCACATCGGTGGAACGTGCCCCGGACGGAAGGCTGTTCAACTCGCTCAGGCTGCGCCGCTACACCGCCGAGCCGGAGATCGCCGCGATCGTGGACGCCCTCGCGCCCGACGGTCTGCACATCGAGCGCTGGCTGCCGAAGGCCGGCCAGCACGGGCGGGCCGCCGACCTTCGGGTCGTGGTCGTCGCCGGCCGGGCCACACACGCCGTGGTGCGAACGAGCCGCTCCCCGCTGACCAATCTCCATCTGGGCGGCCGGCGGGGGGAGCTGGCCGAGGCCAGGGCCGCGGTGCGGGCCGCCGGCCGCAGCTGGCGCGACGACGTGCTCGGCCCGTGCGAGCGGGCCGCCCGCCGCTTCCCCGGAACCCTGTGCGTCGGTGTCGACCTGCTGCCGGCCACCGGCTGGCGCCGGTTCGCCGTCGGCGAGGTCAACGCCTTCGGCGACCTCCTGCCGGGGCTCACGGGACTGCCGGGCAGCGGCAGTGAGGGACTCGACACCTATGCGGCGCAGGTCGCCGCAGCCGTACGACCGCACGATGAGGAACCAGCATGCACCAAGCCCCACCCGGCCGGACCGGACCGGCCCGCGTGA
- a CDS encoding SGNH/GDSL hydrolase family protein, with amino-acid sequence MADDSRSRATEPFGSYAAIGDSFTEGVGDPGPDGRFVGWADRLAVLLDGRLPEHGLRYANLAVRGRLLDQIVEEQVPRARELAPDLVTFCAGGNDIIRPGSDPDAVAERFERAVADLTASVGTVMVTTGFDTRGVPVLRHLRGRIATYTAHVRAIADRYHCPVLDLWSLRSVQDRRAWDADRLHLSPEGHTRVALRAAQVLGLDVPADPDQPWPPLPPRGSLEVRRDDIQWAREHLAPWIGRRLRGESSGDHVAPKRPDLLPL; translated from the coding sequence GTGGCAGACGATTCGCGATCAAGAGCAACGGAACCCTTCGGGTCGTACGCGGCGATCGGTGACAGCTTCACCGAGGGCGTCGGGGACCCCGGCCCCGACGGACGGTTCGTCGGGTGGGCGGACCGTCTCGCGGTCCTGCTGGACGGCCGTCTACCGGAGCACGGCCTCCGCTACGCCAATCTCGCCGTACGCGGCAGACTCCTCGACCAGATCGTGGAGGAGCAGGTCCCGCGTGCCAGGGAACTCGCTCCGGACCTGGTGACGTTCTGCGCCGGCGGGAATGACATCATCCGGCCCGGCAGCGACCCCGACGCCGTCGCCGAACGCTTCGAACGGGCGGTCGCCGACCTCACCGCCTCCGTGGGCACGGTGATGGTGACGACGGGGTTCGACACCCGAGGCGTGCCCGTGCTCCGCCATCTCCGGGGCAGGATCGCCACGTACACCGCGCACGTCCGCGCCATCGCCGACCGCTACCACTGCCCCGTGCTCGACCTCTGGTCCCTCAGGTCGGTGCAGGACAGGCGGGCCTGGGACGCCGACCGGCTGCACCTCTCGCCCGAGGGGCACACGCGGGTGGCGCTGCGCGCCGCGCAGGTGCTCGGTCTGGACGTGCCCGCGGACCCCGACCAGCCGTGGCCTCCGCTGCCCCCGCGCGGCAGCCTGGAAGTCCGCCGGGACGACATCCAGTGGGCCCGCGAGCACCTGGCGCCCTGGATCGGGCGACGGCTCAGGGGCGAGTCGTCCGGCGATCACGTGGCGCCGAAACGCCCCGACCTGCTGCCGCTCTGA
- a CDS encoding carbohydrate kinase family protein: MSAQSTEQSALDVLVVGGSGVDTVVRVESLPVPQADSVGVPPIREWVGHTGGNVALGCRALGLGVTFLDFIGDDLPGRRVRERLVGGGVDFEYLVSPAGTRRAVNLVDGTGRGMSFHDARDPGGLRMPRDFYLRHLRRARHVHLSIVDFARFLYDDVAELGVPVSTDLHDWDGVEDYHRDFALRSDVVFLSAAGAGERIASVMREILREGRAEVVVATAGAGGSYLMTRDGSRTPRPIPATVPPAPVVDSNGAGDAYVSGFLYGRLAGLRLEDCARLGAVAGAYACTGQGGSALIGREALASAQV, encoded by the coding sequence TTGTCGGCACAGAGCACGGAGCAGTCCGCCCTCGATGTACTCGTGGTCGGCGGAAGCGGGGTCGACACGGTGGTGCGGGTCGAATCCCTGCCGGTGCCGCAGGCGGACTCGGTCGGGGTGCCGCCGATCCGTGAGTGGGTCGGCCACACCGGCGGCAATGTGGCGCTGGGGTGCCGGGCGCTCGGGCTGGGTGTGACCTTCCTCGACTTCATCGGCGACGACCTGCCGGGCCGCCGGGTGCGGGAACGGCTGGTGGGCGGCGGGGTGGACTTCGAGTATCTGGTCTCCCCCGCCGGAACCAGGCGTGCGGTGAACCTGGTCGACGGCACGGGCCGCGGGATGTCGTTCCACGACGCCCGCGACCCGGGCGGTCTGCGGATGCCGCGCGACTTCTACCTCCGCCATCTGCGGCGGGCCCGCCACGTCCACCTGTCGATCGTGGACTTCGCCCGCTTCCTGTACGACGACGTGGCGGAACTCGGGGTGCCCGTATCGACCGATCTCCACGACTGGGACGGAGTGGAGGACTACCACCGGGACTTCGCGCTCCGCTCCGACGTGGTGTTCCTGAGCGCGGCCGGGGCCGGCGAGCGGATCGCGTCGGTGATGCGCGAGATCCTGCGCGAGGGCCGCGCCGAGGTGGTGGTCGCCACGGCCGGGGCCGGCGGCTCGTATCTGATGACCCGCGACGGCAGCCGCACACCCCGACCCATACCGGCGACGGTGCCGCCCGCACCGGTGGTGGACTCCAACGGCGCGGGCGACGCGTACGTCTCCGGCTTCCTCTACGGCCGGCTGGCGGGCCTCCGCCTGGAGGACTGCGCAAGGCTGGGTGCGGTGGCCGGGGCCTACGCCTGCACGGGGCAGGGGGGTTCGGCGCTGATCGGCCGGGAGGCGCTGGCCTCCGCTCAGGTCTGA
- a CDS encoding M23 family metallopeptidase, which translates to MPGKGKHRRPRTSPFRRGLVAAGTGGAVIAIPFAGAAGASTAGQSAPAGHVAPTVQKAVAPQAPQTGKAQGLYTVVPGDHLSKIAAEQRVAGGWQQLYADNRAAVGENPSLIHPGLELSLHGTPKVQAAPTPQAKSEPKGGTPAKAGNRPAAQKPAAPADRASRTAVRAVAAPSAAPARVPAAGAAAENAPSGYFAPVTGGVSTAYRAAGAMWSSGYHTGVDFIAPTGTSVKAVGPGTVVSAGWSGAYGNEVVIKHDDGTYSQYAHLSRLSVSSGESVTGGRQIGLSGSTGNSTGPHLHFEIRTGPGYGSDIDPLAYLRGHGVAI; encoded by the coding sequence ATGCCCGGTAAGGGGAAGCACCGCCGTCCGAGAACCAGCCCGTTCAGGCGCGGACTCGTCGCCGCCGGTACGGGCGGAGCCGTCATCGCGATCCCGTTCGCGGGTGCCGCGGGCGCGAGCACCGCCGGTCAGTCCGCGCCCGCCGGGCACGTCGCCCCGACCGTCCAGAAGGCCGTCGCCCCCCAGGCACCGCAGACCGGCAAGGCGCAAGGGCTCTACACCGTCGTGCCGGGCGACCACCTCTCGAAGATCGCCGCCGAGCAGCGTGTCGCGGGCGGCTGGCAGCAGCTCTACGCCGACAACCGCGCCGCCGTCGGCGAGAACCCCTCGCTGATCCACCCGGGCCTTGAACTCAGCCTGCACGGCACGCCGAAGGTCCAGGCTGCCCCGACGCCGCAGGCGAAGAGCGAGCCCAAGGGCGGCACCCCGGCGAAGGCCGGGAACCGGCCCGCGGCGCAGAAGCCGGCCGCCCCCGCCGACCGCGCCTCCCGCACCGCCGTCCGCGCCGTCGCGGCGCCGTCAGCGGCCCCGGCCCGGGTCCCGGCGGCGGGAGCCGCCGCCGAGAACGCCCCGTCGGGCTACTTCGCCCCGGTGACCGGCGGCGTCAGCACCGCGTACAGGGCCGCCGGAGCCATGTGGTCCAGCGGCTACCACACCGGTGTGGACTTCATCGCCCCGACCGGCACGTCCGTGAAGGCCGTCGGACCCGGCACGGTGGTCTCGGCCGGGTGGAGCGGTGCGTACGGCAACGAAGTCGTCATCAAGCACGACGACGGCACCTACTCGCAGTACGCCCACCTCTCCCGGCTGTCCGTCTCCTCCGGAGAGAGCGTCACGGGCGGCCGGCAGATCGGCCTGTCCGGCTCGACCGGCAACTCCACCGGCCCGCACCTGCACTTCGAGATCCGTACCGGCCCCGGCTACGGATCGGACATCGACCCGCTGGCCTATCTGCGCGGGCACGGGGTCGCGATCTGA
- a CDS encoding tyrosine-protein phosphatase, with the protein MTQQLPRTPSAEPELAGVRNFRDVGGLPTVDGRRVRSGLLFRSGHLAHATDSDTAFLSSLGLHTVFDFRNAADQRLEGPDVELSGVRNVNIPLSDPADGAEFWRMVRDGNLDQLKSILADGQAAGRMIASYRTLIRERTAEHSRVLHALADDSTPALMHCAAGKDRAGLSIAVSLLAVGVERDAIEADYLKSNDPHRRYRVRRSDSSPAGMSPEVMELLKPLFDARAEYLAAAFETMEEVWGGTERYLEEGLGLTPATRERLRERLVDGTV; encoded by the coding sequence GTGACGCAGCAGCTGCCCAGGACCCCGTCGGCCGAACCCGAGCTGGCGGGCGTGCGCAACTTCCGGGACGTGGGCGGGCTGCCGACCGTGGACGGACGGCGCGTTCGGTCCGGACTGCTCTTCCGCAGCGGCCATCTCGCGCACGCGACGGATTCGGACACGGCCTTCCTGTCCTCACTCGGGCTCCACACGGTCTTCGACTTCCGCAATGCCGCCGACCAGCGGCTGGAGGGGCCGGACGTCGAACTCTCGGGAGTGCGCAACGTCAATATCCCGCTGTCGGACCCGGCCGACGGGGCGGAGTTCTGGCGCATGGTGCGTGACGGGAACCTCGATCAGCTGAAGTCGATCCTCGCCGACGGCCAAGCGGCGGGGCGGATGATCGCCTCCTACCGCACGCTCATCAGGGAGCGCACCGCCGAGCACAGCCGCGTCCTGCACGCACTGGCCGACGACAGCACACCGGCGCTGATGCACTGCGCGGCGGGCAAGGACCGGGCGGGCCTGTCCATCGCCGTCTCACTGCTGGCGGTGGGTGTCGAGCGGGACGCCATCGAGGCGGACTACCTCAAGTCGAACGACCCCCACCGGCGCTACCGGGTGCGGCGCAGCGACAGCTCACCGGCCGGGATGTCGCCCGAGGTGATGGAGCTGCTGAAGCCGCTGTTCGACGCCCGGGCCGAGTACCTGGCCGCGGCGTTCGAGACCATGGAGGAGGTCTGGGGCGGCACCGAGCGCTATCTGGAGGAGGGCCTCGGCCTGACGCCCGCGACGCGGGAGCGGTTGCGGGAGCGGCTGGTGGACGGCACGGTCTGA